In Candidatus Moanabacter tarae, the genomic stretch GATCTAGGAACTACAAGACACTAACGAAGAAGAAAATGAGGGAGCCTGTATCAAGATTTGATGGCCTGGAAGAATGGCTGACAACAAATATGGGACGTGAAATTGAGTCTGGGGTTTTTGGAACACCCGAGTGTTCTCATCCCGAACGCTTGCTGGCTTATCGTATTGGAGATTTGGCAATGATAAGAGTTGTGGAATCTTTAGCCAAAGGAGTGGAGGGTGTTGTGAATCGGCTCTCGCAAGACGAGTTGTTCTCAATTTTCGGTTCCTACGAATTAGCTCGGGTCACGCTTGGGCAAGGTATGAGTATTTGGGGTCCGAGTCTCTACTATTTTGGTGATGCTACTTCCTTTCGGTCCAGTAATCGAGAAATCGCGGTACCAATGACTTCGGAAGAAGTAGCACGGGTCGTGGATGCCAAAGTTTTTTGGCACTGTGACTGGGAGAAAGCGGTGGCAAACTTTGGTGTCGTTGAGGGTGATAGATTGGTTGCCCTGACAACGGTTTTGCCGCGCGGAGGCTCTGTTTTCGAGATAGGGGTCGACGTTGCCCCGGGCTCTGGCCTTTACGGGTTAGGGCGCTCAGTAATGAGTGCCGCTTGCCGGTGGATTCTCGATCAAGATGGGTTAATCTTGGCAAGTTCGGCGCAGTGGAACATCCCTTCTGTTCGCCTGTTGCGTTCTGTTGGATTGCGGTATGTCCTGTCCGAATTATCGGGAAGACCGCCACCATTTAAAGTACCGCCTCAACCACTGGGTAAACCCATTCCTGAGGCAGAAATCTATGATATCTACCCGACTTGGGCGCAGAACAAGGAAATTATTCGAGTGGAATATTCTAAACACTCGAGATAAAAAATGACGTGGCAGCAAAAAGAGTTTAAAATCAAAAAACGATAGAAATAAGGAAGAAAGAATATTGTGGCTTACGCTAAAATTCAGATTTCCTCAAGTTTGCAACGCAACCCCTTGAAGTCAGTCTGTTGTGGTCCCTAGTCCTAGCCCTTTCAGATTAGCAATCTCGTTTCTCGCTTCTGCCTCATATAGTTTCCAAATTACTTTCAGTCCTTCTAGGCTGCTGACTGGATCTGTCAGCGGTTTTGCCCCCGTTTCGATGCAGTCGATAAAATGTGCCAACTCGATTTCTGTCGGTTTAGTGTTCTCGGACTCAAGCAAAACCTTTTCTTGCTGACTGACGATCAGTTTGCCGGAGTTATGTTCTTCAGCTCTTGTATGTGCGATTAGCTGACCATCTCGGAGGGCGATTTCGAGCATACCATTTTCACAGTGGGCGTGGAATGAATACTTAAGACGGGTGCCACGGGCACCCCAAGTTCCAAAATGGTATCCGAGAACGCCGTTCTCGAACTCAATGGTAAGATTGCTAGTTCCTTCTCTCTCCATCCAAGGGGTGCCTCGTCTGGTCCCATAGTGACTACCACGTATCGGCTGTCCGGCTATCCACAACATTAGGTCGACGTAATGACAGCCGTGACTGAAGAATTGACCGCCGCCTAAAGTTGCTGCGCTGCTTCTCCAGTGGCCCTTAGGTGCTAGCGTTAGCTGCTCCGTCCAAATCGAGAGCTGAAAGAGCTCGCCGTAGGTCTTTGTGTCAATCAGTTCTTTCATCCGAATGATCAAGGGATGGAATCGCATGCAGTAGGCGACCATGAGAATGCGGTTTTGATTTTTTGATTCTTTAATCAATTCCAAACATTCTGTCTCGTTCAGTGCCATCGGCTTCTCCACAAGAACATGCTTCCCCGCTCGAAGGCAGTCGATCGAAACGGAATGGTGAAGATGGTGAGGTACGACGACGAGGGCAGCATCAATATGAGCATAGATCGCCTGGAAATTTGTTTCTACAATAGGTTTATTGGGCAGGAGATCAGCAACAGACTGTGCCCTCTCTTTATTGATATCAACGACCGCTGTTACTTCAATGCGATCTAGTATATCCAGGAATCTTGATGTGTGGGATTGAGCCATTCCTCCACATCCGATTATTCCTACCCTAGTCTTTTTCATTAAAAGTCTGCAAAAAACGAGAATCTATGAACGCTGAGGCTCCCATGCTTTTAAGGAGGCCCCGATATCCAGAATAGCGGCCTTTCAGCGGATTACTAACTAACCGTGATTCCTCCTCGATCCTGATCAGTTCTGCTCATGGGTCATAAACCCTGGCTTTGGTTCGCCCTTCTCTCGGTCCCATTGCCAGTGCTCGAGGTAAGGAGCACGCGAGTTCAATCCGAAAATAATCCGCCCCTCATCACCAGCTCGTTCCAGTACATCCGGTTTAACGATGCGACAAAGATCGTAGGATCCTTTAGACCAACTTCGTCCCCATGGAGCAACCACCGCATAACGGTTGTCCGATGAAATATTCTTAGAAGTCCCATGCCAGATAGTAGAAATGAAAACAATCACAGATCCTCGATCTGCTTCAATAATCCGTGCCTTATTGATCGCTGTTTCTGGAATTCCGATTGACTCGATGCGATGGCTACCCGGTACGACTTGAGTAGCGCCATTTGTCTTGGTGAATTTGCTAATGCAGAAAATTGTATTAACCGACATGGTATGACTGATAATACGCCGGCCTTTATCAATGGGTGCCTGAGATTCCTGGCGCAAATGGCCGGAAACTTCGCCATCGGCATGCAAATTCCCATCGCCTTGTCCCGGTTCCAATATGCGGCCGTGCGCCGTGGAAAGGCGCGCGTCAGCCCCTAAGAAGTGCTGGATTAACTGCAGTAGATCCGGTAGCTGATAGATCCTCTCGAAGATACGACCTTTATTGAATATACACTCAAGCCCGCCCCTTTCCTTGTCTTTTGCGAGCCGTTCCAATTCGATTGTTGCGGCATCGCATTCCTTTTCTGTAAGAACGCCTGGAAGGACAGTATAGCCATCTTCCTTCAACTGCTTCACATAGGCCTCAAATTCGACATTCGTCATAGTGGCCTCCTACTTACCCGTAAAATCCGACTAGAATCGGGATGGGTTGGTAATTCATTTTTATATCGTGCTCGAACTGAAAGGAGAAAGCGATAAAAAGGTGAAATCCCCTTTTCAATCTATGTTTAAATATGAAGTTGCTGGGTGTTAGCAAAAGGAGTGTTCCTTGACTCAAGCTTGTATTTGATTCCCGCGTAATTTCAGTTCTCCTGATGCGGGGTCTTGCGGTGGTAGTTTACGTCACCGATTATTGCAGATGACTTAATCGAGCGCAACGACGTTGGTTTTACCAATACCTTTGCTGATACGATGGGAGCCAGCATCACTAATGAGTTCGACCAAAGCCGGATGCAACTGAGATTTTAGCTTGTCCGAAAATCGATGTTTCCAGCCGCTCTCCTGAGTTTTGTAACGGTAATTTACCATTCTTCGTTCGCGGTCCAATGGCTGCCAGGGAATAACTCCGTGGGTTGTAAGCTCTGAAAAAATTACCACGTCCCCGGCCTTCGGCGTGATGTTGACAACCCCCGGAGGGATATCATCACCAATAAGCCCACCACTGTACATTTGCTCTGGGCGGTCGAATGAAGCTTTATGCGATCCTGGGAGAAGAACCAACCCTCCGTCGCCGGGGTTGACATCCGTAAGATAGAAGAAAACAACGCAGTTGTTGCAAAATATGTGACCTTCTTTGACTGCGTAACTCGTGGTATGGGAGGCGTAGCTTTCCCTCGCGCAGTGGAGGGGGAGTCCCCCTTCCCCTT encodes the following:
- the pht4_1 gene encoding Putative 4,5-dihydroxyphthalate dehydrogenase; this encodes MKKTRVGIIGCGGMAQSHTSRFLDILDRIEVTAVVDINKERAQSVADLLPNKPIVETNFQAIYAHIDAALVVVPHHLHHSVSIDCLRAGKHVLVEKPMALNETECLELIKESKNQNRILMVAYCMRFHPLIIRMKELIDTKTYGELFQLSIWTEQLTLAPKGHWRSSAATLGGGQFFSHGCHYVDLMLWIAGQPIRGSHYGTRRGTPWMEREGTSNLTIEFENGVLGYHFGTWGARGTRLKYSFHAHCENGMLEIALRDGQLIAHTRAEEHNSGKLIVSQQEKVLLESENTKPTEIELAHFIDCIETGAKPLTDPVSSLEGLKVIWKLYEAEARNEIANLKGLGLGTTTD